A DNA window from Bombus huntii isolate Logan2020A chromosome 10, iyBomHunt1.1, whole genome shotgun sequence contains the following coding sequences:
- the LOC126870586 gene encoding uncharacterized protein LOC126870586: MSPLLPTNTAAWFALLERQFEAARITEDTIKYVTLAKCLNDQQLQDVEDLMTNPPDIGRYEKLKHALIRKLSDTDATRIKKLVESEEMGDGKPSQFYQHLKKLSSPSTPDDFTLTLWRNRLPARIRRILAAVDDSDPERLLRQADLIAEEFSEDFRRTARVTAVMDPPAHR; the protein is encoded by the exons ATGTCTCCACTGCTGCCCACGAACACGGCGGCATGGTTTGCCCTTCTGGAGAGACAATTCGAGGCAGCGCGAATTACGGAAGACACCATTAAGTACGTGACGCTGGCAAAATGCCTCAACGATCAACAGCTCCAGGACGTCGAAGACCTAATGACGAACCCTCCAGACATCGGACGCTACGAGAAATTAAAACATGCGCTCATTCGCAAATTATCCGATACGGACGCGACCCGGATAAAGAAGTTGGTGGAAAGCGAGGAGATGGGAGATGGAAAGCCATCCCAGTTTTACCAACACTTAAAAAAACTCTCCAGCCCCTCCACGCCCGATGATTTTACCCTCACGCTGTGGAGGAACCGATTACCCGCCCGCATCAGGCGTATCCTCGCGGCAGTCGACGATTCGGACCCAGAAAGGTTATTGCGGCAGGCGGACCTGATCGCTGAAGAATTCTCGGAGGATTTTCGGCGCACCGCCCGGGTAACGGCAGTAATGGACCCACCAGC GCACAGATGA